In one window of Nakamurella sp. PAMC28650 DNA:
- the epsC gene encoding serine O-acetyltransferase EpsC, with the protein MDASGQVSPRLALPAGFTDVLAAERAAYDLPPQLPKVAEQLIHAFLALLFPHYTREPGCRAGDVDADAAALFQLLDEALTLPTIDLDIRRRVSHEFVAALPGIRETLLLDAAATADGDPAASGVDEVILAYPGFFATAVHRMAHQLWTARVPLLPRVLGELAHRFTGIDIHPGASIGHAFAIDHGTGVVIGETCEIGDRVRLYQGVTLGALVVQKAMQSKRHPTVQDDVIIYSGATILGGDTVIGAGARIGGNVWLTRSVPPGSFISTSAAIDRRRTPNGSASTESTDPALEFHL; encoded by the coding sequence ATGGACGCATCGGGCCAGGTCTCACCGAGGCTGGCGCTTCCCGCCGGCTTCACCGATGTGCTGGCGGCCGAGCGCGCCGCCTACGACCTTCCGCCACAGTTGCCCAAGGTGGCCGAGCAACTGATCCATGCCTTTCTCGCGTTGCTGTTTCCGCACTACACGCGGGAACCCGGCTGTCGGGCCGGCGACGTCGACGCTGACGCCGCCGCCCTCTTCCAGCTGCTCGACGAGGCGCTGACGCTGCCCACGATCGACCTGGACATCCGCCGCCGCGTCAGTCATGAGTTCGTCGCTGCGCTGCCAGGAATCCGGGAGACGCTGCTGCTGGACGCCGCCGCGACCGCCGACGGCGATCCCGCGGCATCGGGAGTCGACGAGGTCATCCTCGCCTACCCGGGCTTCTTCGCGACCGCAGTGCATCGGATGGCTCACCAGCTCTGGACCGCCAGGGTGCCGCTGCTGCCCCGGGTACTGGGGGAACTGGCCCATCGCTTCACCGGCATCGACATCCACCCCGGGGCGAGCATCGGACATGCCTTCGCCATCGACCACGGCACCGGCGTCGTCATCGGTGAGACATGCGAAATCGGCGACCGGGTGCGGCTCTACCAAGGCGTCACCCTCGGCGCGCTGGTAGTCCAGAAGGCGATGCAGTCCAAACGCCACCCCACCGTCCAGGACGATGTGATCATCTACTCCGGAGCTACCATCCTGGGCGGTGACACCGTCATCGGAGCCGGCGCCCGCATCGGTGGCAATGTGTGGCTCACCCGCAGCGTCCCACCGGGCTCGTTCATCTCCACCAGCGCAGCAATCGACCGGCGCCGGACCCCGAACGGATCCGCGTCCACGGAATCAACCGACCCCGCCCTGGAATTTCATCTCTGA